One window from the genome of Vidua chalybeata isolate OUT-0048 chromosome 3, bVidCha1 merged haplotype, whole genome shotgun sequence encodes:
- the MSGN1 gene encoding mesogenin-1, whose translation MDKLHETLINMEDALGSEHSACLSSWDWKSSSGPFELHPMSPPHSLSPTPSFESYSSSPCPAAAETPYSSGGSGLAGYGLVEFPPAYLPSPGQARLPKGTKVRMSAQRRRKASEREKLRMRTLADALHTLRNYLPPIYSQRGQPLTKIQTLKYTIKYISELTELLNSVKRA comes from the coding sequence ATGGACAAGCTGCACGAGACATTGATAAACATGGAAGATGCTTTGGGTTCGGAACACTCCGCCTGCTTGTCATCCTGGGACTGGAAAAGCTCCTCTGGGCCTTTTGAGCTGCACCCCATGTCGCCCCCGCACAGCTTGTCCCCGACGCCCTCCTTCGAATCCTACTCCTCGTCCCCTTGTCCGGCGGCGGCCGAGACCCCCTAcagcagcggcggcagcggcctGGCGGGATACGGCCTGGTGGAGTTCCCCCCCGCCTACCtgcccagccccgggcaggccCGGCTGCCCAAGGGCACCAAGGTGCGGATGTCGGCCCAGCGCCGGAGGAAGGCCAGCGAGAGGGAGAAGCTGCGGATGAGGACCTTGGCGGACGCGCTCCACACGCTGCGCAATTACCTGCCCCCCATCTACAGCCAGCGGGGCCAGCCCCTCACCAAAATACAGACCCTGAAGTACACCATCAAGTACATCAGCGAACTGACCGAGCTCCTCAACAGCGTCAAGCGGGCGTAG